From the genome of Streptomyces sp. V1I1, one region includes:
- a CDS encoding roadblock/LC7 domain-containing protein, producing the protein MTQQQTNMDWMLKDLAEGVPQTRHVVVLSADGLRMAQYGTDTDTADRLAAACAGLQSLAGAVASELPHSDGRMRLVVIEMDGGFFYLMAAGSGAFLAVLANEGVDAGLMGQRMRDLVLRIGEHLSTPPRQDGQPR; encoded by the coding sequence ATGACTCAGCAGCAGACCAACATGGACTGGATGCTCAAGGACCTCGCGGAGGGCGTGCCGCAGACCAGGCATGTGGTCGTGCTCTCCGCCGACGGTCTGCGCATGGCCCAGTACGGAACCGACACCGACACCGCCGACCGGCTGGCGGCCGCCTGCGCCGGGCTGCAGTCCCTGGCCGGCGCGGTCGCCTCCGAACTCCCGCACAGCGACGGCCGGATGCGGCTGGTCGTGATCGAGATGGACGGCGGTTTCTTCTATCTGATGGCGGCGGGCTCCGGGGCCTTCCTCGCGGTGCTCGCCAACGAGGGTGTCGACGCCGGGCTGATGGGCCAGCGGATGCGGGACCTCGTTCTGCGGATCGGTGAGCACCTCAGCACCCCGCCGCGTCAGGATGGACAGCCGAGGTGA
- a CDS encoding sensor histidine kinase KdpD → MVRQETSTGSPRPAASSVWLLPVAVTAAAATAAAALVSESARTPVLWISAVAVVMVAVTCAEAARRGRLVQELRGRLAERDAAVARQQAETRHLAEELLPQVVERLRKGEFPEDVLDSLDAPAEHEAVLRSVLNAVVAEEDLRESAQRAFVNIARRVQAIVHQQAQELREMEDRHGRSPDVFGDLLRIDHGTALIGRLADSIAVLGGARPGRQWSKAVPLYSVMRGAMSRIIDYQRVELHSVTEVAVFGTAVEPLIHALAELLDNATRYSPPQTKVHLTAVDVQSGIAVEIEDGGVSMSEEARKRAERMLRQAQQGIDVNDLGETPRLGLAVVGRLSQAYGFQVSLRSSAYGGVRAVLVVPQALITTAASATGLAHGIGASSGPRPTLPQAPAARPPRPATGPMTADEELPVVTERTLNGLPQRRRKTPVAAPAALAAAAAPEPESGRDSPPAVQPGMWLAAFQSGVTGETPETNRENNQP, encoded by the coding sequence ATGGTTCGACAGGAAACGTCGACCGGAAGTCCGCGGCCTGCGGCCTCCTCCGTGTGGCTGCTGCCCGTCGCCGTAACTGCCGCGGCCGCTACGGCGGCTGCCGCACTGGTCTCCGAGTCGGCCCGCACCCCCGTGCTCTGGATCAGTGCCGTGGCGGTCGTCATGGTGGCGGTCACCTGCGCCGAAGCGGCGCGCCGGGGCAGGCTGGTGCAGGAGCTGCGGGGCAGACTCGCGGAGCGGGATGCGGCGGTGGCGCGGCAGCAGGCCGAGACCAGACACCTCGCCGAAGAACTGCTGCCGCAGGTGGTGGAGCGGCTGCGCAAGGGCGAGTTCCCGGAGGACGTACTCGACTCGCTCGACGCCCCGGCCGAGCACGAGGCGGTGCTGCGCTCGGTGCTCAACGCCGTCGTCGCCGAGGAGGACCTGCGCGAATCCGCACAGCGCGCCTTCGTAAACATCGCCCGCCGGGTTCAAGCCATCGTCCACCAACAGGCCCAGGAACTGCGTGAGATGGAAGACCGGCACGGCCGGTCCCCGGACGTCTTCGGCGATCTGCTCCGGATCGACCACGGCACCGCGCTCATCGGCCGGCTCGCCGACTCGATCGCCGTGCTCGGCGGTGCGCGGCCCGGCCGCCAGTGGAGCAAGGCCGTACCGCTCTACAGCGTGATGCGCGGCGCCATGTCGCGGATCATCGACTACCAGCGGGTTGAGCTGCACTCGGTCACCGAGGTCGCCGTCTTCGGCACCGCCGTCGAGCCGCTGATCCACGCGCTCGCCGAGCTGCTCGACAACGCCACCCGCTACTCGCCGCCGCAGACAAAGGTCCATCTGACCGCCGTCGACGTGCAGTCGGGCATCGCCGTCGAGATCGAGGACGGCGGCGTCAGCATGAGCGAGGAGGCCCGCAAGCGGGCCGAGCGCATGCTCCGCCAGGCCCAGCAGGGCATCGATGTCAACGACCTGGGGGAGACGCCGCGCCTCGGCCTCGCCGTGGTCGGCCGACTGTCGCAGGCGTACGGCTTCCAGGTCTCGCTGCGCTCCTCCGCGTACGGCGGTGTGCGCGCCGTCCTTGTCGTCCCGCAGGCGCTGATCACCACGGCCGCTTCGGCGACCGGTCTCGCGCACGGCATCGGCGCCTCCTCCGGTCCCCGCCCGACCCTGCCGCAGGCTCCCGCCGCGCGGCCGCCCAGGCCGGCCACCGGCCCCATGACGGCGGACGAGGAGCTCCCTGTGGTGACCGAGCGGACCTTGAACGGTCTGCCGCAGCGGCGTCGCAAGACGCCCGTCGCGGCACCGGCCGCACTCGCCGCAGCTGCCGCGCCGGAGCCGGAGTCCGGGCGGGATTCCCCACCCGCGGTGCAGCCCGGCATGTGGCTGGCCGCCTTCCAGAGCGGCGTGACCGGCGAGACCCCCGAGACGAACAGAGAGAACAACCAGCCATGA
- the pepN gene encoding aminopeptidase N → MPGTNLTREEAQQRASLLTVDSYEIDLDLSGAQEGGTYRSVTTVRFDSAKDGAESFIDLVAPAVHQVVLNGKALDVAAVFGDSRIALPHLLAGLNELKVVADCAYTNTGEGLHRFVDPVDQQAYLYTQFEVPDARRVFASFEQPDLKATFQFTVKAPEGWTVISNSPTPEPRDNVWHFEPTPRISTYITALIVGPYHSVHSSYEKDGQSVPLGVYCRPSLAEFLDSDAIFEVTRQGFEWFQEKFDYDYPFAKYDQLFVPEFNAGAMENAGAVTIRDQYVFRSKVTDAAYETRAETILHELAHMWFGDLVTMEWWNDLWLNESFATYTSMACQAYHPDSKWPHSWTTFANQMKTWAYRQDQLPSTHPIMADIRDLDDVLVNFDGITYAKGASVLKQLVAYVGQDEFFRGVQAYFKAHAFGNTRLSDLLGALEETSGRDLKTWSKAWLETAGINILRPEIEVSEDGYVTSFSVRQEAPALPAGAKGEPTLRPHRIAIGCYDLDESGKLVRTSRIELDVDGEHTDVPFPQNTRRPAVILLNDDDLSYAKVRLDEESLRVVTEHLGDFTESLPRALCWASAWDMTRDGELATRDYLSLVLSGIGKESDIGVVQSLQRQVKLAIDLYAAPEWRETGLTQWTDATLAHLRAAEPGSDHQLAWARAFAATARTPQQLDLLQALLDGTESIEGLAVDTELRWTFVERLAAVGQLDEDEIAAEYERDKTAAGERHAATARAARPTAEAKEEAWASVVESDKLPNAMQEAVIAGFVQTDQRELLAPYTDKFFAAVKDVWESRSHEIAQQIAVGLYPSLQVSQATLDATDEWLASAEPNAALRRLISESRSGVERALKAQAADAAAA, encoded by the coding sequence GTGCCTGGCACGAATCTGACCCGCGAAGAGGCGCAGCAGCGGGCGAGCCTGCTGACTGTCGACTCGTACGAGATCGACCTCGACCTGAGCGGGGCACAAGAGGGCGGGACCTACCGGTCCGTGACCACCGTGCGCTTCGACTCCGCCAAGGACGGCGCGGAGAGCTTCATCGACCTGGTCGCCCCAGCCGTGCACCAAGTCGTGCTGAACGGCAAGGCACTGGACGTCGCCGCCGTCTTCGGGGACTCGCGGATCGCGCTGCCGCATCTGCTCGCGGGCCTGAACGAGCTGAAGGTCGTCGCGGACTGCGCGTACACCAACACCGGTGAGGGTCTGCACCGTTTTGTCGACCCGGTGGACCAGCAGGCCTACCTCTACACGCAGTTCGAGGTGCCGGACGCGCGCCGCGTCTTCGCCTCCTTCGAGCAGCCGGACCTCAAGGCGACCTTCCAGTTCACCGTGAAGGCCCCCGAGGGCTGGACGGTCATCTCGAACTCCCCCACCCCGGAGCCCAGGGACAACGTCTGGCACTTCGAGCCGACGCCGCGGATCTCCACGTACATCACCGCGCTGATCGTCGGTCCGTACCACAGCGTGCACAGCTCGTACGAGAAGGACGGTCAGAGCGTCCCGCTCGGCGTCTACTGCCGGCCCTCGCTCGCCGAGTTCCTGGACTCGGACGCGATCTTCGAGGTCACCCGGCAGGGCTTCGAGTGGTTCCAGGAGAAGTTCGACTACGACTACCCCTTCGCCAAGTACGACCAGCTCTTCGTGCCGGAGTTCAACGCGGGCGCGATGGAGAACGCGGGCGCGGTGACCATCCGCGACCAGTACGTCTTCCGCTCGAAGGTGACGGACGCGGCGTACGAGACGCGCGCCGAGACGATCCTGCACGAGCTTGCGCACATGTGGTTCGGCGACCTGGTCACCATGGAGTGGTGGAACGACCTGTGGCTGAACGAGTCGTTCGCCACCTACACCTCGATGGCCTGCCAGGCGTACCACCCGGACTCGAAGTGGCCGCACTCCTGGACCACTTTCGCGAACCAGATGAAGACGTGGGCTTACCGGCAGGACCAGCTGCCGTCCACCCACCCGATCATGGCCGACATCCGTGACCTGGACGACGTCCTGGTCAACTTCGACGGCATCACCTACGCCAAGGGCGCGTCGGTGCTGAAGCAGCTCGTCGCGTATGTCGGACAGGACGAGTTCTTCCGCGGTGTGCAGGCGTACTTCAAGGCGCACGCCTTCGGCAACACCCGGCTGTCCGATCTGCTGGGCGCGCTGGAGGAGACCTCCGGCCGTGATCTGAAGACCTGGTCGAAGGCGTGGCTGGAGACGGCCGGCATCAACATCCTGCGCCCGGAGATCGAGGTCTCCGAGGACGGGTACGTCACCTCGTTCTCCGTACGCCAGGAGGCCCCCGCCCTGCCCGCCGGCGCCAAGGGTGAGCCCACGCTGCGCCCGCACCGGATCGCGATCGGCTGCTACGACCTCGACGAGAGCGGCAAGCTGGTCCGTACGAGCCGGATCGAGCTGGACGTGGACGGCGAGCACACCGATGTGCCGTTCCCGCAGAACACCCGCCGCCCCGCGGTGATCCTGCTCAACGACGACGACCTGTCATACGCGAAGGTCCGCCTCGACGAGGAGTCGCTGCGGGTCGTCACCGAGCACCTCGGCGACTTCACCGAGTCGCTGCCGCGTGCCCTGTGCTGGGCCTCCGCCTGGGACATGACCCGCGACGGCGAGCTGGCGACGCGGGACTACCTGTCCCTGGTCCTCTCCGGCATCGGCAAGGAGTCGGACATCGGCGTCGTGCAGTCGCTGCAACGCCAGGTGAAGCTGGCGATCGACCTGTACGCGGCGCCGGAGTGGCGCGAGACGGGACTGACGCAGTGGACGGACGCGACGCTGGCGCATCTGCGCGCGGCGGAGCCGGGCAGCGACCACCAGCTGGCGTGGGCGCGGGCGTTCGCCGCGACCGCGCGGACGCCGCAGCAGCTGGACCTGCTGCAGGCGCTGCTCGACGGCACGGAGTCGATCGAGGGTCTGGCCGTGGACACCGAGCTGCGGTGGACGTTCGTGGAGCGTCTTGCGGCGGTCGGCCAGCTCGACGAGGACGAGATCGCGGCGGAGTACGAGCGGGACAAGACGGCGGCGGGCGAGCGCCACGCGGCGACGGCGCGCGCGGCCCGGCCGACGGCGGAGGCGAAGGAGGAGGCCTGGGCGTCGGTCGTCGAGTCCGACAAGCTGCCGAACGCCATGCAGGAGGCGGTCATCGCGGGCTTCGTCCAGACCGACCAGCGCGAGCTGCTCGCCCCGTACACCGACAAGTTCTTCGCGGCGGTCAAGGACGTGTGGGAGTCCCGCAGCCATGAGATCGCGCAGCAGATCGCGGTCGGGCTCTACCCCTCGCTCCAGGTCTCGCAGGCCACGCTGGACGCGACGGACGAGTGGCTGGCATCGGCCGAGCCGAACGCGGCGCTGCGGCGGCTGATCTCGGAGTCGCGCTCGGGCGTCGAGCGGGCGCTGAAGGCGCAGGCGGCTGACGCGGCCGCCGCGTAA
- a CDS encoding aspartate-semialdehyde dehydrogenase has protein sequence MRVGIVGATGQVGGVMRKILTERKFPVDELRLFASARSAGSTLHWDGQEITIEDASTADYSGLDIVLFSAGGATSKALAEKVAGQGAVVIDNSSAWRRDPEVPLVVSEVNPHAIKDRPKGIIANPNCTTMAAMPVLRPLHAEAGLTALVATTYQAVSGSGLAGVAELDGQVKEVAGRASELTHDGEAVEFPEPGVYKRPIAFNVVPLAGNLVDDGSFETDEEQKLRNESRKILEIPELKVSGTCVRVPVFSGHSLQVNARFDRPISVERAYELLKDAPGVELSEIPTPLQAAGKDASYVGRIRVDETVENGLALFLSNDNLRKGAALNAVQIAELVAEELKG, from the coding sequence GTGAGGGTCGGAATCGTCGGAGCCACCGGTCAGGTCGGCGGAGTCATGCGCAAGATCCTCACCGAGCGGAAGTTCCCGGTCGACGAGCTGCGACTGTTCGCCTCGGCCCGGTCCGCGGGCTCCACCCTGCACTGGGACGGCCAGGAGATCACCATCGAGGACGCCTCCACCGCCGACTACTCCGGCCTGGACATCGTGCTCTTCTCGGCCGGCGGCGCGACCTCCAAGGCACTCGCCGAGAAGGTCGCCGGACAGGGCGCCGTCGTGATCGACAACTCCTCGGCCTGGCGCCGGGACCCCGAGGTTCCGCTGGTCGTCTCCGAGGTCAACCCGCACGCGATCAAGGACCGCCCCAAGGGCATCATCGCCAACCCGAACTGCACCACGATGGCCGCCATGCCGGTCCTGAGGCCCCTGCACGCCGAGGCGGGTCTCACCGCGCTGGTCGCCACCACCTACCAGGCCGTGTCGGGCTCCGGGCTGGCCGGTGTCGCCGAGCTGGACGGGCAGGTCAAGGAGGTCGCCGGCCGCGCGAGCGAGCTGACGCACGACGGCGAGGCCGTCGAGTTCCCCGAGCCCGGCGTCTACAAGCGCCCCATCGCCTTCAATGTCGTGCCGCTGGCGGGCAATCTCGTCGACGACGGCTCCTTCGAGACCGACGAGGAGCAGAAGCTCCGCAACGAGTCCCGCAAGATCCTGGAGATTCCGGAGCTCAAGGTCTCCGGTACCTGTGTCCGCGTCCCGGTCTTCTCCGGTCACTCGCTGCAGGTCAACGCCCGCTTCGATCGGCCCATCAGCGTCGAGCGCGCCTATGAGCTGCTGAAGGACGCCCCGGGCGTCGAGCTCTCCGAGATCCCGACGCCGCTGCAGGCGGCCGGCAAGGACGCCTCGTACGTCGGCCGTATCCGCGTGGACGAGACCGTCGAGAACGGCCTCGCGCTTTTCCTGTCCAACGACAACCTCCGCAAGGGCGCGGCGCTGAACGCCGTGCAGATCGCGGAGCTCGTCGCCGAGGAGCTCAAGGGCTGA
- a CDS encoding S8 family serine peptidase produces MLMTPESQSPISGRSVPGHRRVARIAAAASMVAALVAAGAVPAFSDAPADDPGTTAGVKAAKSSSDKLGSADAELLAEAEAKGAKSVTVMVATAPGATEQVAGQFDAVEGAVVGKTYDQLGYVRATLPTGRAEAALKAAAKLSSVHGIDLKHEIKLDDPTPAGDTAKGAGTAGAQAAQYPAPGENTPAKNPYNPSFETGAVDFVKEHPKADGRGVTIGILDSGVDVGHPALQKTTTGERKIVDWVTATDPVADGDGTWRRMSLDASGPTFTVNGRTYSAPAGAYKFNLFAEAATKGGDMAGDLNRDGDTTDVWGVLYDAGTRTARVDLDNDADFSNDTVMKPYKNGFQIGYFGTDNPATEVVERIPFVIEVRKDVVYNAAGAKADYVNIGVIEGSHGTHVAGITAANSLFGGRMNGAAPGAKLVSSRACTWSGGCTNIALTEGMADLVINRGVDIVNMSIGGLPALNDGNNARAELYTRLIDTYGVQLVISAGNEGPGTNTIGDPGLADKVISVGAAISKETWAANYGSEVTKKYAMLPFSSRGPREDGGFAPIITAPGASINTTQTWLPGGPVKEAGYQLPAGYSMLQGTSMSSPQAAGASALLLSAAKQRNIELTPAKLRTALTSTAHRIAGVKAHEQGSGLINIVDAWDAIEDGATAHEYSVKAPVDTAIDFALKTPGFGTGLYDREGGLKAGQKKTYDVVITRTTGPDRPVRHELDWKYNDGTFDLPGSGAVSLPLNKPVTIKVEAKPGSAGVHSAILEADDERTEGVDKQILATVVVSKQLAKPEYTFSASGSVQRNSHKSYFVTVPEGAKNLEVALGGLAANSQTRFIGIHPYGVGVDDSSTIFCYPNYNNPANTCRPDLRSYPEPTPGVWEIEVESRRTSPLLDNPYKLDVSLLGASFDPAVKTLPEAKVGTPAAVEWKVTNGFAAIDGKLAGGSLGSAKVARPSIKNGESQESTVTIGEGVERLDVAIGGVSDTGADLDLSVYLNNVLVGQAADGDSEEAVSLPKPAAGTYTIVVDGYSVPAGTTEYNYRDVYFAASLGSVKVDSAKPVKLANGASAQVSAEVLVGGAAPEGRQFFGEVQLLNGRGTVAGAGSVVIEKVTP; encoded by the coding sequence ATGCTGATGACCCCCGAATCCCAGAGCCCCATATCAGGGCGCTCCGTACCAGGTCACAGACGCGTGGCCCGTATTGCGGCCGCCGCATCGATGGTGGCCGCGCTGGTCGCCGCGGGCGCCGTACCGGCCTTCTCCGACGCGCCCGCCGACGACCCCGGCACCACCGCCGGCGTCAAGGCCGCCAAGTCCTCGTCCGACAAGCTCGGTTCGGCCGACGCCGAACTGCTCGCCGAGGCCGAGGCCAAGGGCGCGAAGAGCGTCACCGTCATGGTCGCCACCGCCCCCGGTGCGACCGAGCAGGTCGCGGGCCAGTTCGACGCCGTCGAGGGAGCCGTGGTCGGCAAGACGTACGACCAGCTCGGCTATGTGCGGGCCACCCTCCCCACCGGCCGGGCGGAGGCCGCGCTCAAGGCGGCCGCCAAGCTCTCCAGCGTCCACGGCATCGATCTCAAGCACGAGATCAAGCTGGACGACCCCACCCCGGCGGGCGACACCGCCAAGGGCGCGGGCACGGCCGGCGCGCAGGCCGCGCAGTACCCGGCGCCCGGGGAGAACACCCCGGCGAAGAACCCGTACAACCCGTCCTTCGAGACCGGCGCGGTGGACTTCGTCAAGGAGCACCCCAAGGCCGACGGCCGCGGTGTGACCATCGGCATCCTCGACTCGGGCGTCGACGTCGGCCACCCGGCGCTGCAGAAGACCACCACCGGCGAGCGCAAGATCGTCGACTGGGTCACCGCGACCGACCCGGTGGCGGACGGCGACGGCACCTGGCGCCGGATGTCGCTCGATGCGAGCGGCCCGACGTTCACCGTCAACGGCCGTACGTACTCCGCCCCGGCGGGCGCGTACAAGTTCAACCTCTTCGCCGAGGCCGCCACCAAGGGCGGCGACATGGCCGGTGACCTCAACCGGGACGGCGACACCACCGACGTCTGGGGCGTGCTCTACGACGCGGGCACCAGGACCGCCCGCGTCGACCTCGACAACGACGCGGACTTCTCCAACGACACCGTGATGAAGCCGTACAAGAACGGCTTCCAGATCGGCTACTTCGGCACCGACAACCCGGCCACCGAGGTCGTCGAGCGCATCCCGTTCGTCATCGAGGTCCGCAAGGACGTCGTCTACAACGCCGCGGGCGCCAAGGCCGACTACGTCAACATCGGCGTCATCGAGGGCTCGCACGGCACGCACGTCGCCGGCATCACCGCCGCCAACAGCCTCTTCGGCGGCAGGATGAACGGAGCGGCGCCCGGCGCCAAGCTGGTCTCCTCGCGCGCCTGCACCTGGAGCGGCGGCTGCACCAACATCGCGCTCACCGAGGGCATGGCCGACCTGGTCATCAACCGCGGCGTGGACATCGTCAACATGTCCATCGGCGGTCTGCCCGCGCTGAACGACGGCAACAACGCCCGCGCCGAGCTCTACACCCGGCTCATCGACACCTACGGCGTCCAGCTGGTCATCTCGGCCGGCAACGAGGGGCCGGGCACCAACACCATCGGCGACCCGGGCCTCGCCGACAAGGTCATCTCCGTCGGCGCCGCTATCTCCAAGGAGACCTGGGCGGCCAACTACGGCTCCGAGGTGACCAAGAAGTACGCGATGCTCCCCTTCTCCTCGCGCGGACCGCGCGAGGACGGCGGCTTCGCGCCGATCATCACCGCGCCCGGCGCCTCCATCAACACCACCCAGACCTGGCTGCCCGGCGGCCCGGTCAAGGAGGCGGGCTACCAGCTCCCGGCCGGCTACTCCATGCTGCAGGGCACCTCGATGTCCTCGCCGCAGGCCGCGGGCGCGAGCGCGCTGCTTCTGTCGGCCGCCAAGCAGCGGAACATCGAGCTGACCCCGGCGAAGCTGCGCACGGCGCTGACCAGCACCGCGCACCGTATCGCCGGAGTGAAGGCGCATGAGCAGGGCTCCGGCCTGATCAACATCGTGGACGCCTGGGACGCCATCGAGGACGGCGCGACCGCCCACGAGTACAGCGTCAAGGCACCGGTCGACACCGCGATCGACTTCGCGCTGAAGACCCCCGGCTTCGGCACCGGCCTCTACGACCGCGAAGGCGGTCTCAAGGCCGGCCAGAAGAAGACGTACGACGTCGTCATCACCCGCACGACCGGCCCGGACCGCCCCGTGCGGCACGAGCTGGACTGGAAGTACAACGACGGCACCTTCGACCTGCCGGGCTCCGGCGCGGTCTCGCTGCCGCTGAACAAGCCGGTCACCATCAAGGTCGAGGCGAAGCCCGGCTCGGCCGGGGTGCACAGCGCGATCCTGGAGGCGGACGACGAGCGCACCGAGGGCGTCGACAAGCAGATCCTCGCGACCGTGGTCGTCTCCAAGCAGCTGGCGAAGCCCGAGTACACCTTCTCGGCGTCCGGCTCGGTGCAGCGCAACAGCCACAAGTCGTACTTCGTCACGGTGCCCGAGGGCGCGAAGAACCTCGAGGTCGCGCTCGGCGGTCTGGCCGCGAACAGCCAGACCCGGTTCATCGGCATCCACCCGTACGGCGTGGGGGTCGACGACAGCTCGACGATCTTCTGCTACCCGAACTACAACAATCCGGCGAACACGTGCCGTCCGGACTTGCGCTCGTACCCCGAGCCGACGCCGGGCGTCTGGGAGATCGAGGTCGAGTCGCGACGTACGTCTCCGCTGCTCGACAACCCGTACAAGCTGGATGTCAGCCTGCTGGGCGCGTCCTTCGACCCGGCCGTGAAGACACTCCCCGAGGCGAAGGTCGGCACGCCGGCCGCCGTCGAGTGGAAGGTCACCAACGGCTTCGCCGCGATCGACGGCAAGCTCGCGGGCGGTTCGCTGGGCTCGGCGAAGGTCGCCCGTCCGTCCATCAAGAACGGTGAGTCGCAGGAGTCGACGGTCACCATCGGTGAGGGCGTCGAGCGTCTCGACGTCGCCATCGGCGGGGTCTCCGACACCGGCGCCGACCTGGACCTGTCGGTCTACCTGAACAACGTGCTGGTCGGCCAAGCGGCGGACGGCGACTCGGAGGAGGCGGTGAGCCTGCCCAAGCCGGCCGCCGGCACCTACACCATCGTGGTCGACGGTTACTCCGTCCCGGCCGGGACCACCGAGTACAACTACCGCGATGTGTACTTCGCGGCGTCGCTCGGCTCGGTCAAGGTCGACTCGGCGAAGCCCGTCAAGCTCGCCAACGGTGCGTCGGCGCAGGTCAGCGCCGAGGTTCTGGTGGGCGGCGCGGCTCCCGAGGGACGGCAGTTCTTCGGCGAGGTGCAGCTGCTGAACGGTCGCGGCACGGTCGCGGGCGCCGGCAGCGTAGTGATCGAGAAGGTCACGCCGTAG
- a CDS encoding CGNR zinc finger domain-containing protein, which produces MPALSDPRPLTGEPASLDLLNTRWMQDGARQDLLTGVDGLHIWLTANGLADRFTADAATLERTLTAREALAALVDSPGDATAAARVDDVLGHGRIRATLTAEGPGEEAEFADPSWGPGWTAARGHLDLLRTAPDRIRACAHEACILHFFDTSRNGTRRWCSMALCGNRAKASRHYARSREA; this is translated from the coding sequence ATGCCCGCCCTGTCCGACCCGCGGCCGCTCACAGGCGAGCCGGCCTCCCTCGACCTGCTCAACACCCGCTGGATGCAGGACGGCGCACGCCAGGATCTGCTGACCGGCGTAGACGGGCTGCACATCTGGCTGACAGCCAACGGCCTCGCCGACCGGTTCACCGCCGACGCGGCCACCCTGGAGCGGACACTGACCGCCCGCGAGGCGCTCGCCGCCCTCGTCGACAGCCCCGGCGACGCCACCGCGGCCGCCCGCGTCGACGATGTGCTCGGCCATGGACGCATCCGCGCCACTCTCACCGCAGAAGGCCCTGGCGAAGAGGCAGAGTTCGCGGACCCGTCCTGGGGCCCGGGCTGGACCGCCGCCCGCGGCCATCTCGATCTGCTGCGCACCGCGCCCGACCGCATCCGCGCCTGCGCGCACGAGGCGTGCATCCTGCACTTCTTCGACACGTCGCGGAACGGCACCCGCCGCTGGTGCTCCATGGCGCTGTGCGGCAACCGCGCGAAGGCGTCCCGGCACTACGCCCGCAGCCGCGAAGCCTGA
- a CDS encoding VOC family protein, whose translation MTATSTLRTGHIGLNVTDLDRSLPFYGDVLGFDVLGQGKEDGRRFAFLGRDGQLVLTLWQQADGAYAPGLAGLHHLAFETESIEQVRAAEASLKTLGVDFAYEGVVAHGEGSASGGIFFHDPDGTRLEIYAPSGAEGAPAPTAEAPTCGFF comes from the coding sequence ATGACGGCGACCAGCACTCTGCGTACCGGCCATATCGGCCTCAATGTCACTGACCTCGACCGGTCACTCCCCTTCTACGGAGACGTCCTCGGCTTCGACGTCCTCGGCCAGGGCAAGGAGGACGGTCGCCGCTTCGCCTTCCTCGGCCGGGACGGGCAGCTCGTCCTCACGCTCTGGCAGCAGGCGGACGGGGCGTATGCCCCTGGCCTCGCGGGGCTGCACCACCTCGCCTTCGAGACCGAATCCATCGAGCAGGTCCGCGCCGCCGAGGCGAGTCTGAAGACCCTCGGCGTCGACTTCGCCTACGAGGGCGTGGTCGCCCACGGCGAGGGCTCGGCCTCCGGCGGGATCTTCTTCCACGACCCGGACGGCACCCGGCTGGAGATCTACGCCCCCTCCGGCGCGGAGGGCGCTCCCGCGCCGACCGCCGAGGCGCCCACCTGCGGTTTCTTCTGA
- a CDS encoding pyridoxamine 5'-phosphate oxidase family protein: protein MSPDLDLDLKQDPEPYHRGSLAVQSRVGVRDQAAHVGRSIGQGIKPVAAAFLGLQPMLVLGAADAAGRTWASLLTGAPGFVRATGAHSVSVAGGVHQSDPLADALAAGPLPVGTIALDPRTRRRMRMGGTVRPSARGLAIEAERVFANCPKYLQKRELYAPDGGGDRTGALRRGGRLTPDQEEFVRAADTFFIATRTPEGVDASHRGGNPGFVQVTSPTTLSWQDYPGNAMFLTLGNLETDPRAGLLFLDWSSGTTLQLTGTARTDYSGSGRTVRFTVEQFVETEGASPLRWSAPEYSPANPPLKQGV from the coding sequence GTGTCCCCGGACCTGGACCTGGACCTGAAGCAGGACCCGGAGCCGTACCACCGCGGCTCACTCGCCGTGCAGAGCCGCGTCGGCGTACGCGACCAAGCCGCGCACGTCGGCCGCTCCATCGGCCAGGGCATCAAGCCGGTCGCCGCCGCCTTCCTGGGGCTCCAGCCCATGCTGGTGCTCGGCGCGGCGGACGCGGCGGGCCGGACATGGGCCTCGCTGCTCACCGGCGCGCCCGGTTTCGTCCGGGCCACGGGGGCGCACTCCGTCTCGGTCGCCGGCGGCGTGCACCAGAGCGACCCGCTCGCCGACGCCCTCGCCGCGGGCCCGCTGCCCGTCGGCACGATCGCACTCGACCCGCGCACCCGCCGCCGGATGCGGATGGGCGGCACGGTCCGCCCGTCCGCCCGCGGGCTCGCGATCGAGGCCGAGCGGGTCTTCGCGAACTGCCCGAAGTATCTGCAGAAGCGGGAGCTGTACGCACCCGATGGGGGCGGTGACAGGACCGGTGCCTTGCGGCGCGGCGGGCGACTCACCCCCGACCAGGAGGAGTTCGTCCGCGCCGCCGACACCTTCTTCATCGCCACCCGCACGCCGGAGGGCGTCGACGCCAGCCATCGCGGCGGCAACCCCGGTTTCGTACAGGTGACGTCGCCCACCACGCTCAGCTGGCAGGACTATCCGGGCAATGCGATGTTCCTGACGCTGGGCAACCTCGAGACCGACCCGCGCGCCGGACTGCTCTTCCTCGACTGGAGCAGCGGCACCACGCTCCAGCTCACCGGTACCGCGCGCACCGACTACTCCGGCAGCGGCCGTACCGTCCGGTTCACCGTCGAGCAGTTCGTCGAGACCGAGGGGGCCAGCCCGCTTCGCTGGTCCGCGCCCGAGTACTCGCCCGCCAACCCGCCCCTGAAACAGGGCGTTTGA